The following is a genomic window from Microcoleus sp. FACHB-672.
CTGGATCTGGAAATTTTAGTTGATAAAGATTCAAGATTTTTAGCAAGTTTTGAGTATAGGTATGGGCGTAGGAAAGATTTCCATAAATAAAGTTGACTGGATTGTTAATTTCATGAGCAACACCAGCCACCAACTGCCCTAAAGAGGACATTTTTTCACCCTGAATGAGTTTAGTCTGGGTTTGTTTCAATTCTGCAAATGCTTGTTCTAACCATTTAGCTTGGGTTCGCATTTGTGCTTCTGATTGCTGCGATGCCATCTCCGCACTCAGGCGATCTTCGATTTCCTGTTTCAGCATATCGTTGGATTGCCTGAAACGCTGATTAGATTGAGAAAGTTCAGTAGTTCTTTCCTCAACCCGGTTTTCTAAATCTACGGTCAGTTCTAAGAGATCCATTTGTGCGACGGTTCGCTCTTTTATCTCATGTTGCAATTGCAAATTTTGTTCTTGGAGCTTTTTAGTTAAGTTGTGAATTCTCATGTGGATATTGACACGAGCTAAAACTTCTTCATGCTGAAGTGGCTTAGTGATGTAATCAACTGCCCCCAGTGTTAAGCCTCTCACCTTATCGACGGAGTCAGAAAGCGCCGTCATAAAAATTACGGGGATATCTTTGGCTGATTCATTTGCTTTCAGCCGGCGGCACGTTTCAAATCCATCAATTCCTGGCATCAACACATCCAGTAAAATGAGATCGGGCGGTGCGTATTCCACCTGCTCAAGTGCATCTTCACCATCCTGTGCCACAAAAACCTTGAAGCCGGAATTACTTAAGAAATCAAACAAAACTCCTAAATTGGTGGGAGTGTCATCGACGATTAAAATAATGCCTTTCTCAGCGTTTTTAACACTCATTTTTCGCTTCCTCTATATTTTTTTAAAAATTCTCGAATTTGTTTAACTTTGAAGCCTTTCGCGAACTGCTTCAGTTCTGTGGAAAATGGGATATATTGACTATCCAACTCCTCTAGTTTGGTTGCTTCCTCCTGAATGCCTGAGAGGTCGCCCATCATTGCCAAGTCCCAGAAAACCGCGATTTCTTCTGCCGGCGGCGCTACCATTGAGTCGTTATTTTTGAATCCTAAGTCCTGAGTTTTTTCGGGTTTTTTAGCTTTTTCATGGGGGGTTTCTTCGTAAACCCATTCCAGCTTCAAGTGAGTTCGTAATTTTTCTAAAAGTTCCTCAGATCGCACCGGCTTAGAGAGAAAGTCATCGCAGCCGGCATCCCAACTTTTTTGCTGCTCAAACTCAAAAACGCTGGCTGAGGAGGCAATCACCACCACACCGGCAAATTCGGCAGACTTGCGAATGCGTCTGGTTGCTTCAAAGCCGTCCATCACCGGCATCACCAAGTCTGTCAAAATTAAATTGGGTTCAAATTGGGCTGTTTTTTCCAGGCATTCTTGACCATTTGCCGCTTCAGCGATTTCAAATCCCAAAGGTTGTAGCAACCCAACTAAAATTGAGCGATTTTCTTGCTTGTCATCCACTACGAGAATTCTTCGATTCGTGCCTTTGAAACCAATAATTGTTCGCTCGTCTAATTTAAAGCGATTATTCAATTCTGGCAGTGTCAGTAAATCCAGCTCGAAAAAGAAAGTGCTGCCTTTTCCGGCGGTACTCTTCACCTTAATTTCGCCGCCCATCATCTCGACTAATTGCCGGCTAATTGCGAGTCCTAATCCCGTTCCTTCTGCCTTACGATTGTGTTCACCCACCTGATGAAAGGGCACAAATATCTCGGCTAATTGTTCAGCAGTCATGCCAACGCCGGTATCTTCTACTTGAAAGCGAATTCTGACGATTGGAGATTGGGAATGAGAAATGGGGGAATTGCTAGATTCTTCAGTTGAGACAATTCCAACTTTGAAGACAACACCACCGGCTTCAGTAAACTTAACAGCATTGCCCAGTAAGTTAATTAAAACTTGTCGCAATCGTTTCTCATCGGCTTGGATGCCGGCGGGAAGTTGAGTTAGGGGTTCATAAATTAGCGAAATTCCTTTTTCGTTGGCACGAATCTGGCAGATTTCGGTAATTCCTTCTAAAAATTCAGGAAACCGAAATTCATTGGCGTGGATTTCCATTTTCCGCGCTTCGATTTTAGAAAGGTCTAAAATGTCATTAATCACATTTAACAGGTGATCGCCGCATTGATAAATAATATTGACGGAATCTTTGTGTGAGTTACTTAAATTCCTGTCTCGTTTAAGGATTTGAG
Proteins encoded in this region:
- a CDS encoding response regulator yields the protein MSVKNAEKGIILIVDDTPTNLGVLFDFLSNSGFKVFVAQDGEDALEQVEYAPPDLILLDVLMPGIDGFETCRRLKANESAKDIPVIFMTALSDSVDKVRGLTLGAVDYITKPLQHEEVLARVNIHMRIHNLTKKLQEQNLQLQHEIKERTVAQMDLLELTVDLENRVEERTTELSQSNQRFRQSNDMLKQEIEDRLSAEMASQQSEAQMRTQAKWLEQAFAELKQTQTKLIQGEKMSSLGQLVAGVAHEINNPVNFIYGNLSYAHTYTQNLLKILNLYQLKFPDPGPEIEKEIERSDLEFLIEDLPKLLGSMKVGADRIREIIQSLRIFSRLDEAQMKLVNIHEGIDSTLLILQSRLKARADRPAIEVIKEYGNLPQVECYAGSLNQVFMNLLANAIDALEDYNRQRSPADIKAHPNKIWIRTEASDDNKVMIRITDNGPGMSEDVQSHLFEPFFTTKPIGKGTGIGLSISHQIVEEKHNGLLRCISTPDRGAEFVVELPIRQQSQQQSGLQPAGSHGGVRYTEI